The following are encoded in a window of Mycobacteroides chelonae CCUG 47445 genomic DNA:
- a CDS encoding beta-ketoacyl-ACP synthase III encodes MTDIAEITGINKIGLLSLGAYRPERVVTNEEICERIESSDEWIYTRTGIKTRRFAAEEESAQTLAIEAGRKAIANALLTGAEIDAVILATSTHYLQTPASAPAVATALGAQGVPAFDLSAGCAGFGYAVGVAGDMIRGGSASKVLVIGSEKLSPALDMTDRGNCFIFGDGAGAVVVGETAEQGIGPTVWGSDGSQANAIRQDIDWMDFAAAPDPEGPRPYLRIEGTSVFRWAAFEMGKVGQRALEAAKVGPEDIDVFVPHQANSRINELLAKNLHLRSDAVIANDIEHTGNTSAASVPLAMEGLLSTGAAKPGDLALLIGYGAGLSYAAQVVRMPPVPFE; translated from the coding sequence ATGACCGACATCGCGGAGATCACCGGCATCAACAAGATCGGCCTGCTCAGCCTGGGGGCATACCGTCCCGAACGCGTCGTCACCAATGAAGAGATCTGCGAGCGCATCGAGTCCTCGGACGAGTGGATCTACACCCGCACCGGCATTAAGACCCGTCGGTTCGCTGCCGAGGAAGAATCCGCCCAGACTCTGGCCATCGAAGCCGGACGTAAGGCCATCGCCAACGCACTGCTCACCGGCGCCGAGATCGACGCGGTGATCCTCGCCACCAGCACGCACTACCTGCAGACGCCGGCGTCTGCCCCAGCCGTCGCCACCGCGCTGGGGGCCCAGGGTGTTCCGGCATTCGACCTGTCCGCCGGCTGCGCAGGGTTCGGATACGCGGTGGGCGTGGCGGGCGACATGATCCGTGGTGGCAGCGCCAGCAAGGTGCTGGTCATCGGCTCTGAAAAGCTCTCCCCCGCGCTGGATATGACCGATCGCGGCAACTGCTTCATCTTCGGCGACGGGGCCGGCGCGGTTGTCGTCGGCGAGACCGCCGAACAGGGCATCGGTCCCACGGTATGGGGCAGTGATGGCAGCCAGGCCAACGCCATTCGTCAGGACATCGACTGGATGGACTTCGCGGCAGCACCCGACCCGGAGGGCCCGCGCCCCTACCTGCGCATCGAGGGCACCTCGGTATTCCGTTGGGCCGCATTCGAAATGGGCAAGGTGGGCCAGCGCGCCCTGGAAGCAGCCAAGGTGGGCCCGGAGGATATCGACGTCTTCGTCCCACACCAGGCCAACAGCCGGATCAACGAACTGCTGGCCAAGAACCTGCACCTGCGTTCGGATGCGGTGATCGCCAACGACATCGAGCACACGGGCAACACCTCTGCCGCTTCGGTCCCGTTGGCCATGGAGGGCCTGCTGTCCACCGGCGCCGCCAAGCCGGGCGATCTGGCCCTGCTCATCGGATACGGCGCCGGACTGAGCTATGCCGCTCAGGTGGTCAGGATGCCACCCGTTCCGTTCGAGTAA
- the pth gene encoding aminoacyl-tRNA hydrolase, which translates to MLVVGLGNPGPTYAKTRHNLGFMVADLLAAKDGATFKPHKKSGAEATTIRLGGRAVNLAKPRTFMNTSGPQVAALAKFFSVPPGNVIVMHDELDLDFGTVRLKLGGGEGGHNGLRSVSQSLGTKDYLRVRLGVGRPPGRKDPAAFVLENFAKTETEQVPLLCEQGVDATELLIRLGLEAAQNQVHAWG; encoded by the coding sequence GTGCTGGTGGTCGGCCTGGGCAACCCCGGGCCGACCTACGCCAAGACCCGGCACAACCTCGGATTCATGGTCGCCGACCTGTTGGCGGCCAAGGACGGCGCAACATTCAAGCCGCACAAGAAGTCCGGCGCCGAGGCGACAACGATTCGCCTCGGCGGCCGGGCCGTGAATCTGGCCAAGCCACGCACGTTCATGAACACATCCGGCCCTCAGGTGGCCGCGCTGGCCAAGTTCTTTTCAGTTCCCCCCGGGAACGTCATCGTGATGCACGACGAGCTGGATCTCGATTTCGGCACCGTGCGTCTCAAGCTCGGCGGCGGCGAGGGCGGCCACAACGGGCTGCGCTCGGTATCGCAATCACTGGGCACCAAGGACTATCTACGGGTCCGCCTGGGTGTCGGTCGCCCGCCCGGACGCAAGGATCCGGCCGCCTTTGTGCTGGAGAACTTCGCCAAGACGGAGACCGAACAGGTTCCGTTGCTCTGTGAACAGGGCGTCGACGCGACCGAGCTGCTGATCCGCCTCGGCCTGGAGGCAGCACAGAATCAGGTGCATGCCTGGGGTTAG
- a CDS encoding 50S ribosomal protein L25/general stress protein Ctc: MSKKNAPTSNNLAVTVRTDTGKGASRRARRDGLVPAVLYGHGTNPEHLNLPARDLAAVLRHSGTNAVLTLDIEGREQLALTKTIEIHPIRRNLVHADLLVVRKGEKVTVEVNVHVEGDAESGTLVTQDANTLEIEAEALSIPEFLTVSVEGLAAGTQITAGSVELPKGSTLVSDPETLVVNVVAAPTADEMDAEGGGGEGDAEVPAADEAAEGSSEE; this comes from the coding sequence ATGTCCAAGAAGAACGCCCCCACCAGCAATAACCTCGCTGTCACCGTCCGCACCGACACCGGTAAGGGTGCCTCGCGCCGCGCCCGCCGAGACGGCCTGGTGCCCGCGGTCCTGTACGGCCACGGCACCAACCCCGAGCACCTGAACCTGCCGGCACGCGACCTCGCGGCGGTGCTGCGCCACTCCGGCACCAACGCCGTCCTGACCTTGGACATCGAAGGCCGCGAGCAGCTGGCCCTCACCAAGACCATCGAGATCCACCCCATCCGCCGCAACCTGGTACACGCCGACCTGCTGGTCGTGCGCAAGGGCGAGAAGGTCACCGTCGAGGTGAACGTCCACGTCGAGGGCGACGCCGAGAGCGGCACCCTGGTCACCCAGGACGCCAACACCCTGGAGATCGAGGCCGAGGCCCTGTCCATCCCCGAGTTCCTCACCGTGTCGGTTGAGGGCCTTGCCGCGGGCACCCAGATCACCGCCGGATCGGTCGAACTGCCCAAGGGCTCCACCCTGGTCTCCGATCCCGAGACCCTGGTCGTCAACGTCGTCGCGGCCCCGACCGCCGACGAGATGGACGCTGAGGGTGGCGGCGGCGAAGGTGACGCCGAGGTTCCCGCCGCGGACGAGGCCGCCGAGGGCTCCTCCGAAGAGTAG
- a CDS encoding oxidoreductase: MTKWTAAALPSFEGRTVIITGANSGLGLETARELARVGAHVVMAVRNTEKGKAAQASITGSTEVRQVDVADLASVRAFADTVDAADILVNNAGIMMVPQAKTVDGFESQIGTNHLGAFALTNLLLPKITDRVIAVASVAHRAGKIDLADLNYERRGYTRAGAYGASKLANLLFTKELQRRLSAAGSSVRALTVHPGVAATELQSHSGNPIFEIALKTGNLFAQDAAHGALPALYAASQDLPGDTYVGPDGPFEAKGYPKQVGRSRRAQDAESAKGLWDLSEQLTGVSFPL; this comes from the coding sequence GTGACCAAATGGACCGCCGCAGCGCTGCCGTCATTCGAAGGCCGCACCGTCATCATCACCGGAGCCAATAGTGGACTCGGTCTGGAGACCGCCCGCGAGCTGGCTCGCGTGGGCGCTCATGTCGTCATGGCGGTGCGTAACACCGAGAAGGGCAAGGCCGCCCAGGCCTCGATCACGGGAAGCACCGAGGTGCGTCAGGTCGACGTCGCCGATCTGGCATCGGTGCGCGCCTTCGCCGACACCGTCGATGCCGCCGACATCCTGGTGAACAACGCCGGCATCATGATGGTGCCGCAGGCCAAGACCGTCGACGGCTTCGAAAGCCAAATCGGCACAAACCATCTCGGCGCATTCGCACTCACCAATCTGTTGCTCCCCAAGATCACCGACCGTGTGATCGCGGTGGCCTCGGTCGCTCATCGCGCCGGGAAGATCGACCTCGCCGACCTCAACTACGAGCGGCGCGGATACACCCGCGCCGGAGCGTATGGCGCATCCAAGCTCGCCAACCTGCTGTTCACCAAGGAACTGCAGCGCCGGCTGAGCGCGGCCGGGTCGTCGGTGCGCGCGCTGACCGTCCATCCGGGTGTGGCCGCCACCGAGCTGCAGTCGCACAGCGGGAACCCGATCTTCGAGATCGCCCTGAAGACCGGCAACCTTTTCGCGCAGGACGCCGCACACGGCGCCCTGCCGGCGCTGTACGCCGCATCCCAGGACCTGCCGGGCGACACGTACGTCGGACCGGATGGCCCGTTCGAAGCCAAGGGCTACCCCAAGCAGGTGGGCCGCAGCCGCAGAGCCCAGGACGCCGAGAGCGCTAAGGGCCTATGGGACCTGTCCGAGCAGCTCACCGGGGTGTCCTTCCCGCTCTGA
- a CDS encoding erythromycin esterase family protein: MTFEADVDAFLSGLRTPPRLLGIGEPTHGPQEFGYLRNRLLRHLVVERGFRSVALESDAVAGFDVDRYVTAGEGTLDDVLDAGFSHGFGAYPASRELIAWLRDWNSSRGPDEQVRFYGFDATTEMMASPSPRDTLLAVHRYLSNGGAALPYSEEVITDLAGDDAAWSHPDAMLDATVSIGRSAPARALRLIADELVIALSRHAPALRASTSPQQFWQMCTVARAAVSLLRSHFAMADPGPDRMSTMLGVRDALMAENLEAIAEAEMHRGPTLVFAHNEHLQRHQSTVSMGPAQASWWCAGALVASAARVPYAVIASDFGTHEAANIGVPHAATLQGWMWSWESDRILFPMSEIPDGLLARQDVAPQTGCYPVDPGQLTGVDAIAFIRCLSAS, from the coding sequence GTGACTTTTGAGGCAGACGTCGACGCCTTCCTTTCGGGCTTGCGCACCCCGCCCCGCCTGCTCGGTATCGGAGAACCGACCCATGGGCCGCAGGAGTTTGGGTATCTGCGCAACCGGCTGCTTCGCCACCTTGTGGTCGAGCGTGGCTTCCGGTCGGTCGCGCTGGAGAGTGATGCCGTGGCCGGATTCGACGTCGACCGGTATGTGACCGCAGGGGAGGGCACTCTCGACGACGTGCTCGACGCCGGATTCAGTCACGGGTTCGGTGCGTACCCGGCCAGCCGCGAGCTCATCGCGTGGCTACGCGACTGGAACAGCAGCCGAGGCCCCGATGAACAGGTGCGTTTCTACGGTTTCGATGCCACCACCGAGATGATGGCGTCGCCGAGTCCGCGCGACACCCTCCTTGCGGTGCACAGGTATCTGTCGAACGGTGGCGCCGCCCTGCCCTACTCGGAGGAGGTGATCACTGATCTGGCGGGTGACGATGCCGCCTGGTCTCATCCGGACGCCATGCTCGATGCCACCGTCTCGATCGGCCGTTCGGCTCCGGCACGTGCATTGCGGCTGATCGCCGATGAACTCGTGATCGCGTTGTCCAGGCATGCCCCCGCGTTGCGCGCCTCAACCTCGCCGCAGCAGTTCTGGCAGATGTGCACCGTCGCTCGCGCGGCAGTGAGCCTGCTGCGGTCACATTTCGCGATGGCCGATCCTGGCCCGGATCGCATGTCCACCATGCTGGGTGTCCGGGATGCGCTCATGGCCGAGAATCTGGAGGCTATCGCCGAGGCCGAAATGCATAGGGGCCCAACGTTGGTGTTCGCCCACAACGAGCACCTGCAGCGACATCAGAGCACGGTGTCCATGGGTCCTGCGCAGGCGAGTTGGTGGTGTGCCGGAGCGCTGGTGGCTTCGGCCGCTCGTGTCCCGTACGCGGTCATCGCCAGCGATTTCGGCACCCATGAGGCCGCCAACATCGGTGTGCCGCACGCTGCCACTCTGCAGGGATGGATGTGGAGCTGGGAATCCGATCGGATCCTGTTTCCCATGAGCGAGATACCGGACGGACTGCTCGCCCGCCAGGACGTGGCCCCGCAGACGGGTTGTTACCCGGTTGACCCCGGCCAGCTCACGGGCGTGGACGCCATCGCATTCATTCGGTGCCTCAGCGCTTCGTGA
- a CDS encoding LpqN/LpqT family lipoprotein — translation MRSAALVAGCLMALAAAGCESKQPEPQASSSSSSASSTTATPTTTPTSMNEYLQSAGVTVVPVSPESSANVRVEMPLPEGWENLGAFEPAYLVSDKPSAADQGRTPSAVIYLIRLEGALDARTAITEHGFVDAQNAQGFQKISSSLDDFQGYPSAAIEGTYDNQNVRVHAWNRDVIVPDGPLHYLVQLTVTTTEAQASALAKDVALLTGGLKITKR, via the coding sequence ATGCGTAGCGCCGCGCTGGTCGCGGGGTGCCTGATGGCGCTCGCGGCGGCCGGATGCGAGTCGAAACAACCCGAGCCACAAGCCAGTTCGTCAAGCAGCTCGGCATCGAGTACCACGGCGACACCCACCACCACGCCGACGTCGATGAACGAGTACCTGCAAAGCGCCGGCGTCACAGTTGTCCCGGTATCGCCGGAGAGTTCCGCGAACGTGCGCGTCGAGATGCCGCTGCCCGAAGGCTGGGAGAACCTGGGTGCGTTCGAACCCGCCTACCTGGTCAGTGACAAACCCAGCGCGGCCGATCAAGGACGAACACCCAGCGCGGTGATCTACCTCATCAGGCTGGAGGGTGCCCTGGACGCGCGCACGGCGATCACCGAGCACGGGTTCGTCGACGCGCAGAACGCCCAGGGCTTTCAGAAGATCAGCTCCTCCCTGGACGACTTTCAGGGATACCCGTCGGCCGCCATCGAGGGCACCTACGACAACCAGAATGTCCGCGTGCACGCCTGGAATCGGGACGTCATCGTGCCGGACGGACCGCTGCACTACCTCGTGCAGCTCACGGTGACCACCACCGAGGCGCAGGCCTCGGCACTGGCCAAGGACGTCGCCCTCCTCACCGGAGGTCTGAAGATCACGAAGCGCTGA
- a CDS encoding ribose-phosphate diphosphokinase, which yields MSTDWTDNRKNLMLFSGRAHPELAEQVAKELDVQVTAQTARDFANGEIFVRFEESVRGCDAFVLQSHPAPLNTWLMEQLIMIDALKRGSAKRITAILPFYPYARQDKKHRGREPISARLVADLYKTAGADRIVTVDLHTDQIQGFFDGPVDHMRAQSLLCGYIAEHYVSNGEDVVVVSPDSGRVRVAEKWADSLGGVPLAFIHKTRDPRVPNQVKANRVVGDVTGKTCVITDDMIDTGGTIAGAVGLLHEAGAKDVVIAATHGVLSDPAAERLANCGAREVLVTNTLPIGEEKRFAQLTVLSIAPLLASTIREVFENGSVTGLFDGNA from the coding sequence GTGAGCACCGACTGGACCGATAACCGCAAAAATCTGATGCTGTTCTCGGGTCGTGCGCACCCTGAACTGGCCGAACAGGTCGCCAAGGAACTCGACGTCCAGGTGACCGCACAGACCGCCCGCGATTTCGCCAACGGCGAGATCTTCGTGCGCTTCGAGGAGTCGGTACGCGGCTGCGACGCGTTCGTCCTGCAATCGCATCCGGCGCCGCTGAACACGTGGCTGATGGAACAGCTGATCATGATCGATGCGCTCAAGCGCGGCAGCGCCAAGCGGATCACCGCGATCCTGCCGTTCTACCCCTATGCGCGCCAGGACAAGAAGCACCGTGGCCGGGAGCCGATCTCGGCCCGCCTGGTGGCCGACCTGTACAAGACCGCGGGTGCCGACCGCATCGTCACAGTCGACCTGCACACCGACCAGATTCAGGGCTTCTTCGACGGACCGGTGGATCACATGCGCGCCCAGTCGCTGCTGTGCGGATACATCGCCGAGCACTACGTGAGCAATGGCGAAGATGTCGTCGTCGTGTCGCCGGACTCCGGGCGTGTGCGCGTCGCCGAGAAGTGGGCCGACTCCCTGGGCGGTGTGCCGCTGGCCTTCATCCACAAGACACGTGACCCGCGAGTGCCCAACCAGGTCAAGGCCAACCGCGTCGTCGGTGACGTCACCGGCAAGACCTGCGTCATCACCGACGACATGATCGACACCGGTGGCACCATCGCCGGTGCTGTCGGGCTGCTGCACGAGGCCGGCGCCAAGGACGTCGTGATTGCCGCCACCCACGGCGTGCTGTCCGACCCCGCCGCCGAACGCCTGGCCAATTGTGGCGCCCGCGAGGTGCTGGTCACCAACACGCTGCCCATCGGCGAGGAGAAGCGCTTCGCTCAGCTGACGGTGCTGTCGATTGCGCCGCTGCTCGCTAGCACCATCCGCGAAGTTTTCGAGAACGGTTCGGTAACAGGACTTTTCGACGGGAATGCGTAG
- the glmU gene encoding bifunctional UDP-N-acetylglucosamine diphosphorylase/glucosamine-1-phosphate N-acetyltransferase GlmU produces the protein MPGNPAGTAVIVLAAGAGTRMCSDIPKVLHTLGGRSMLAHSVHAAASVNPEHLVIVLGHDRERIATAVEILAESLHREIAIAVQEQQLGTGHAVACGLQALPADFAGTVVVTSGDIPLLDGETLAGLINRHQAEPAAATLLTTTLADPTGYGRILRTQDREVIAIVEQTDATDSQRAIGEVNAGVYAFDIGPLHAALSQLRSDNAQHELYLTDAVSIIRQGGKAVHANHVDDSALVAGVNDRVQLSEMGAELNRRIIRFHQRAGVTIVDPSSTWIDVDVRIGQDATIAPGTQLHSQTVIGGHCHIGPDTTLIDVTVGDSATVIRTHGQGATIGARSVIGPYTYLRPGTVTDESAKLGAFVEVKNSTVGRGTKVPHLTYVGDADIGEHSNIGASSVFVNYDGETKRRTVIGSHVKTGSDTMFVAPVTVGDGAYTGAGTVIREDVPPGALAVSAGPQRNIEGWVAQKRPGSDAARAAEEASRDS, from the coding sequence ATGCCAGGCAATCCCGCTGGGACTGCAGTAATCGTGCTAGCCGCGGGTGCCGGTACCCGTATGTGTTCGGACATCCCCAAGGTGCTGCATACCCTCGGCGGCCGCTCGATGTTGGCGCACTCGGTACATGCCGCCGCCAGTGTCAACCCCGAACACCTGGTGATCGTGCTGGGACACGACCGCGAACGCATCGCCACCGCGGTGGAGATACTCGCCGAATCGCTGCATCGCGAGATCGCTATCGCCGTGCAGGAACAACAGCTTGGCACCGGGCACGCCGTCGCATGCGGCCTGCAGGCGCTGCCCGCGGACTTCGCCGGCACCGTCGTCGTCACCTCCGGCGATATCCCACTGCTCGATGGGGAAACACTTGCCGGGCTGATCAACCGGCATCAGGCCGAGCCCGCCGCCGCCACCCTGCTGACCACCACCCTGGCCGATCCCACCGGTTACGGGCGCATCCTGCGCACCCAGGACCGCGAGGTCATCGCCATCGTGGAGCAGACCGACGCCACCGACAGCCAACGTGCCATCGGTGAGGTCAATGCCGGGGTGTACGCCTTCGACATCGGGCCGCTGCACGCGGCGCTGTCTCAGCTGCGCTCGGACAACGCCCAGCACGAGTTGTATCTCACCGACGCCGTGTCGATCATCCGCCAGGGCGGAAAAGCGGTGCACGCCAACCATGTTGACGACAGTGCGCTGGTGGCCGGCGTCAACGACCGGGTGCAGCTCTCTGAGATGGGCGCCGAGCTGAATCGGCGGATCATCCGCTTCCACCAGCGCGCCGGAGTCACCATCGTCGACCCGTCCAGCACGTGGATCGATGTCGACGTCCGGATCGGGCAGGACGCGACCATCGCGCCCGGCACCCAGCTGCACTCGCAGACCGTCATCGGCGGCCACTGCCACATCGGCCCCGACACCACCCTCATCGACGTGACGGTGGGCGACTCGGCCACCGTCATCCGCACCCACGGCCAGGGCGCCACCATCGGTGCGCGATCGGTGATCGGGCCGTACACCTACCTGCGGCCGGGCACGGTGACCGACGAGAGCGCCAAGCTGGGCGCGTTCGTGGAGGTCAAAAACTCGACGGTGGGCCGGGGCACCAAGGTGCCGCACCTGACCTATGTGGGCGATGCCGATATCGGCGAGCACAGCAACATCGGCGCATCCAGCGTCTTCGTCAACTACGACGGAGAAACCAAGCGGCGCACCGTCATCGGCTCGCACGTGAAGACCGGATCGGACACTATGTTCGTGGCCCCGGTCACCGTCGGCGACGGTGCGTACACCGGCGCGGGCACAGTCATTCGCGAGGACGTGCCGCCGGGCGCGCTGGCGGTGTCGGCCGGTCCACAGCGCAACATCGAAGGCTGGGTGGCACAGAAACGCCCCGGAAGCGACGCGGCCAGGGCCGCCGAAGAAGCGTCCAGGGATTCCTGA
- a CDS encoding TetR/AcrR family transcriptional regulator codes for MAGTERRRQLIDVARSLFAERGYEATSIEEIAQRAGVSKPVVYEHFGGKEGLYAVVVDREMSVLLDGITSSLTSYRSRVRLEQVALALLSYIEDRTDGFRILIRDSPPGVSSGTYSSLLNDAVSQVSSILAGDFQRRGLDAEMAPLYAQALVGQVSMTAQWWLDAREPKKEVVAAHIVNLCWHGLKHLEADPQLQEE; via the coding sequence ATGGCCGGTACTGAGCGGCGCCGCCAGCTGATCGATGTCGCGCGGTCCTTGTTCGCCGAACGTGGGTACGAGGCCACGTCCATCGAAGAGATCGCCCAACGCGCCGGAGTCTCTAAACCCGTCGTGTACGAGCATTTCGGCGGCAAGGAGGGCCTTTACGCCGTCGTGGTGGATCGCGAGATGTCGGTGCTGCTCGACGGCATCACCTCGTCGTTGACGAGTTATCGCTCGCGGGTGCGGCTGGAACAGGTGGCGTTGGCCTTGTTGAGCTATATCGAGGACCGCACCGACGGATTCCGGATCCTGATCCGGGACTCACCGCCGGGGGTCAGCTCGGGGACATATTCGAGCCTGCTCAACGACGCGGTCAGTCAGGTGTCGAGCATCCTGGCGGGCGACTTCCAGCGCCGGGGACTGGATGCGGAGATGGCGCCGCTGTATGCGCAGGCGTTGGTGGGGCAGGTATCGATGACAGCCCAGTGGTGGCTCGATGCGCGGGAGCCCAAAAAGGAAGTGGTGGCGGCGCACATCGTCAACCTGTGTTGGCACGGCTTGAAGCACCTGGAAGCAGATCCGCAGCTACAGGAGGAATGA
- the lysA gene encoding diaminopimelate decarboxylase: MTLLDLLPSLHNVARPRVDPAVWPVTTHLDEQGRMCVGETALSEIADQFRTPAYVVDEEDFRHRARHYRRTLREIEIAYASKALLTTDIARWVAQEGLSLDVCSSGELATALAGGFDPERIIMHGNAKTPDELSDAAAVGVGRIVLDSNTEIMFLATRLKKRQRVLVRVTPDIDIHGHAAVTTGITDQKFGFPLHSGHATEAVRRVLDQPLLDLVGLHCHIGSQVTDCTLYGETIRRMIAAMADIRAKHGVILGELNIGGGHGVPYRSGDPELDLAELRDFIDDALDAACAAERFPRPRVVVEPGRAISARAGVTLYRVVSVKTQPGGRTFVAVDGGMSDNPRVSLYDAKYSVALANRHPSAPPQLVTVAGRHCESGDEIARDVSLPSDVHPGDVLAVACTGAYNHSMASSYNLVGRPPVLAVRDGRVRELVRRETIADLLSRDCGAR; encoded by the coding sequence ATGACACTTCTGGACCTGCTGCCGTCCTTACATAACGTGGCGCGACCTCGCGTCGACCCGGCCGTGTGGCCGGTCACCACACACCTGGACGAGCAGGGCCGGATGTGCGTCGGAGAGACGGCGCTCTCGGAAATTGCCGACCAATTCCGCACCCCCGCCTACGTGGTTGACGAGGAGGATTTCCGTCACCGCGCCCGTCACTATCGCCGCACCCTGCGCGAGATCGAGATCGCGTATGCCAGCAAGGCGCTGCTGACGACCGATATCGCGCGCTGGGTGGCGCAGGAGGGGCTGTCGCTGGATGTCTGCTCTTCCGGCGAGCTGGCGACCGCGCTCGCGGGCGGCTTCGACCCGGAACGAATCATCATGCACGGCAACGCCAAGACCCCTGACGAGCTCAGTGACGCGGCCGCGGTCGGCGTGGGCCGGATCGTGCTGGATTCCAACACCGAGATCATGTTCCTGGCGACTCGGCTCAAGAAACGCCAGCGTGTACTGGTACGGGTCACCCCCGATATCGACATCCACGGGCACGCCGCGGTAACGACGGGCATCACCGATCAGAAGTTCGGATTCCCGCTACACAGCGGGCATGCCACCGAGGCCGTCCGCCGCGTGCTGGACCAGCCCCTGCTGGACCTGGTCGGCCTGCACTGCCACATCGGCTCACAGGTCACCGATTGCACGCTCTACGGCGAAACCATTCGCCGCATGATCGCCGCGATGGCCGATATCCGCGCCAAGCACGGTGTGATCCTGGGTGAGCTCAATATCGGTGGCGGCCACGGCGTTCCCTACCGCTCAGGTGACCCCGAACTCGACCTCGCCGAGCTGCGCGACTTCATCGACGACGCCCTCGACGCCGCCTGCGCGGCCGAGCGCTTCCCGCGCCCGCGCGTCGTCGTGGAGCCCGGCCGCGCCATCTCCGCACGCGCGGGAGTGACGCTGTACCGGGTGGTTTCGGTCAAGACCCAGCCCGGCGGGCGTACCTTCGTGGCCGTCGACGGCGGCATGAGCGACAACCCGCGAGTCTCGCTGTATGACGCGAAATACAGTGTCGCGCTGGCAAACAGGCATCCTTCTGCCCCACCGCAACTCGTGACGGTGGCCGGGCGGCACTGCGAATCCGGCGACGAGATCGCCCGCGATGTCAGCCTGCCCTCTGATGTGCACCCCGGCGACGTGCTGGCAGTGGCCTGCACCGGTGCGTACAACCACAGCATGGCCTCGTCCTACAACCTGGTCGGACGGCCCCCAGTACTCGCGGTCCGCGACGGACGGGTGCGCGAGCTGGTACGCCGCGAGACGATCGCCGATCTGCTCTCACGGGACTGCGGCGCGCGTTAG